The Cyclobacteriaceae bacterium DNA segment TTATACCAAAATCGGTGATGGTCAGCCGGTTGTGTTGCTTTTTCATGGTTTCGGGCAAGACAAAAATATTTTCGATCGACTGGCCACTACGCATTTTAAATCCTATACACTTTATGCATTTGACCTGTTCTTTCATGGTAAGAGTACGTGGGGCTATGGTGAGAATCCGCTTGAAAAGGATTTTTGGATAAGTTGTATCAAGGCCTTTCTTACCGAAAACCAGATCGAAAAATTCTCGGTGGTAGGTTTCAGCCTGGGTGGTCGGTTTGCCTTATCGCTGGTGGAAGGACTTCCAAAACAAATCGATCATCTCTACCTGCTTGCACCCGATGGCATTAAAACAAGTTTTTGGTATAGCCTGGCCACGTATCCCCTGCTGTTTCGGAAACTGTTCAAGAGCATGATTGACCATCCAAACCGATTTTTCAACATAGCCAACATGCTTACCCGATTAAGCGTAATGGACAAGGGGCTTATCCGCTTTGCTGAAAGCCAGATGAATACTGAAGAAAAACGTAACCGGGTTTATTACTCATGGGTTGTGTTCAGGCATTTATCATTTAACCTGACTAGAATTATTGGCTTGCTCAACCAGAACCAATTACACGTAACGCTGGTATTAGGCGAGTTCGACAAGGTTATAAGCCAAAAAAACTTAAATCAATTTATTAATCGTGTGCCCCACCTCAACCTCATTGTGCTGAAATGCGGACACAACGATTTAATTCAGGTTTTTAGTAAACCTAATTTTATAGCTTAATAAAAGGGTAAAAAATTTCAGGAAGAACCCCGCTTCCTGCTATTTTTGCATGTCCTTGTTTCAGCCTCAACTTAAATGATTTTATTCTTCCGTTCATCCACCAACATCGTATTTGCTGTTGGAGCGGCACAGCCTTTACAAAGCACTGATATTCAAAAACTTGAATGGCTTTTTGGAGGTGCGAAACCGCTGCCCGAAAAATCCATATCAGGCTTTTTTATTGGCCCGCGAAAAGAGATGGTAACCCCGTGGAGTACCAATGCCGTGGAGATCACCCAAACCATGGGCATTTCAGGCATCACCCGAATTGAGGAGTTCTTTACCGTTACCGGAAAAGATGCGGCTTACGATAAGATGCTTCAGGTTTTGTACACGGTGCTAAACCAGGATTTATTTACAATTCATCATCAACCAGAGGCAATTGTTGAAGTCGATGATATAGCTGCCTATAACGAAAAGGAAGGGTTGGCCTTAAGTGCTGAAGAGATTCAATACCTTGAACAGGTAAGCCGGGAACTCGGCCGTAAACTTACCGATAGCGAAGTATTTGGATTCTCACAGGTTAACTCTGAACACTGTCGCCATAAAATTTTTAACGGCACTTTTATTATTGATGGCGAAGAGAAGACAAGCACCCTGTTTCAACTGATCAAAAAAACATCAAAAGAAAATCCGAACTACATCGTATCGGCATACAAAGATAATGTGGCGTTCATCAAAGGGCCGCGCATTGAACAGTTTGCACCCGCACGACAAGATCAACCCGATTACTTTGAAGTGAAGGATATTGATTCGGTTATTTCATTAAAAGCTGAAACCCATAACTTCCCTACCACGGTTGAACCTTTCAATGGAGCGGCCACAGGTTCGGGTGGTGAAATACGAGACCGACTGGCTGGCGGAAAAGGATCGCTTCCTCTTGCCGGAACAGCAGTTTACATTACCTCCTATCCACGACTGGAAGGTGGAAGATCGTGGGAGAAAAAATTTCCAGCGCGTAAGTGGTTGTATCAATCACCGGAAGAAATTCTAATCAAAGCTTCTGATGGCGCTTCTGACTTTGGAAACAAGTTTGGCCAACCGTTAATCAGCGGAAGCTTGCTCACCTTCGAACATTTTGAAGGAGATAAAAAATTTGGTTTCGATAAAGTGATCATGCTGGCCGGAGGAATTGGTTTCGGTAAAGAGAAAGACAGCCAGAAAGAACACCTGAAACCCGGTGACAAGATTGTGTTGTTAGGCGGTGATAACTATCGCATCGGTATGGGTGGCGGTGCGGTTTCATCTGTGGCTACTGGTGAGTACGGAAATGCCATTGAACTCAACGCCATTCAACGTTCAAACCCTGAAATGCAGAAGCGGGCCATGAATGCCATTCGCGCATTGGCCGAGTTGGATCATAACCCGATTGTTTCCATTCACGATCATGGTGCTGGAGGACATTTCAATTGCTTATCCGAACTGCTGGAAGAAACCGGTGGTGTTATTCACATCGATAAAATTCCGGTGGGCGATCCAACACTTTCCGATAAAGAAATCCTGAGCAACGAGTCGCAGGAACGTATGGGACTTGCGCTGCATGAAAAAGATATTGATTTACTAAAACGCATTGCGGATAGGGAACGATCACCGATGTATGTTATCGGTGAAGCCACTGGTGATAACCGATTGGTTTTTGAAAAAGCTAATCAGGATAAGAAGCCTGTCAATTTTGAAGTAAGGCATCTGTTAGGGTCATCTCCTAAAACCATTCTTACCGACACTACTTCAAAGTCAGTTTTTCAAGAAGTTCAGTATGATGAAAAAAAACTACCGACTTACCTAGAAGCAGTTTTACAACTGGAGGCCGTAGCGTGTAAGGATTGGCTTACCAACAAGGTCGATCGTTCCGTTACCGGCAAAGTAGCCACCCAGCAAACCTGTGGAGAATTGCAGTTGCCGTTGAACAATGTCGGTGTAATGGCGCTTGATTTCCTAAGCAACAAGGGCATCGCCACGGCCATTGGTCATGCACCGGGTGCGGCATTGGTTAACCCTGCAGCAGGCAGTCGGATGGCTATTGCAGAAGCATTGACTAATATTCTATTTGCTCCGCTTACGCATGGATTGAAGGGTGTTTCGCTTAGTGCAAACTGGATGTGGCCGGCCAAACAAACCGGTGAAAATGCCAAGCTTTACCAGGCTGTTGAAGCGGTAAGTGAATTTGCCATTCAGTTAGGCATTAATATTCCTACGGGAAAAGATTCGCTCTCCATGGCGCAAAAATATCCGAATGGAGAGGTTGTGCTTTCACCGGGCACCGTAATCATATCTGCTGTTGGCGAAGTGGAGGACATTCGTAAAACCATAAGTCCGGCATTGCAACCGGTTTGGGATTCGCAACTGATTTACGTAGACCTTTCAAAAGATGAATGGAAACTTGGTGGAAGCAGCTTTGCGCAAGTGACTAACGTATTGGGCACAGATGCTCCGACAATTTCAGATGCAGCTTATTTCAGCAAAGTATTTGAAGTTGTTCAACAACTGATAAAAAATAATCAGGTATTATCCGGCCACGATATTTCTTCTGGCGGATTGATCACCACCCTGCTGGAAATGTGTTTTCCGAATGCATCAACAGGCTTGCAACTGAATCTTACCGATCATGGTGATGATTTGATTAAAGTTCTCTTTGCTGAAAATCCGGGAATAGTACTTCAGGTTAATGATGATCAGGTAACGAGCATCCTGGCAAAAAACAACATCACCTTTTCAAAACTCGGTTCGGTTGTAAAATCATCAACGCTTAACATCCGTTATAAGCATCAAGACCATACATTTGATGTTGCTGCCTTACGGGATACGTGGTTCAAAACTTCGTACCTGTTGGATAAAAAACAACGTAAAGCAGAACACGCAACCTTACGTTACCACAACTACAAACAGCAACCACTTTCATACACGTTTCAATCCGCATTTACCGGAACATTTTCAAACTACGGCATTGATCCAAAGCGCAGAAAACCAACCGGCATCAAGGCCGCCATCATTCGCGAAAAAGGTGTAAATGGCGATCGCGAAATGGCCTACTCACTTTACCTCGCAGGTTTTGATGTGAAAGATGTACACATGACTGATTTGGTTACTGGCCGGGAAGATCTCACCGATGTAAACATGATTGTCTTCGTTGGTGGATTTTCCAATTCCGATGTGCTTGGTTCAGCCAAAGGTTGGGCGGGTGCTTTCCTGTACAACGAGCGCGCAAAAAAGGCATTGGACAATTTTTATAAACGCAACGATACCCTAAGTCTTGGTGTATGCAACGGTTGCCAATTAATGATGGAGCTTGGTTTGCTTTATCCAGCATTGGGTGAACAACATCCGCGCATGCATCATAACGGTTCGGGTAAATTTGAATCGGCATTTATCAACCTGACCATCCCTGAGAATAATTCGATCATGTTTAAGTCGTTATCAGGTGCCCGCTTGGGCGCATGGGTAGCGCATGGTGAGGGTCAATTCAGTTTAGGCGCAGCAGCGAAGTTTGGTAAAGTGGCGGCTATCTACAGTTATGAGGCTTACCCCGGCAATCCCAACGATTCAGAAAATGCCATAGCCGCCTTATGTTCCGAGGATAGCCGGCACCTGGCCATCATGCCGCACATTGAACGATCGCTATTCCCGTGGAACTGGCCATATTACCCGCAAGATCGTCAGACAGATGAAATCGGACCATGGATAGAAGCCTTCATAAACGCTAAAAACTGGATTTCTAAAAATTAATAAAAACAGAACAGGCTTCCCGTTGTTCTTACAGGATTAGTGTGTTACCTTCATTTCACTAAATCTAAACGGGTATGAAAAAAGGGCAGTGTATTCTCCTGCTTCTGGCGGGGTTGCTAACAGGTTGCTTGGGCTACAAAGAACTTCCGGTTGAGTACGATTACAGCTATAAGGGTCAATTCAAAAAATACCGCAGTTTCGAAATAATGAAGCCGGTTGGTTTGAATGACGAAACCATGATCAATGAGCAAATTGAATCGGCCATTGTTTCCCGAATGAAATTCTTAGGGTACAGGCAGACATCAAATAAGCCACACCTTTTAGTCAATTTTAAGCTCTTTGAAGACAGTCTTGGTTTTACCGGGTATGCACAACCCGAAATTGAAGAATGGATTAAAACGCAAGATGAGAACCTCAATTACGATCGCAAAAAATTTGATTTGCAAACGGGCACGCTTCTGATTCAATTTTTTGACAGACGTCAGAACCGTTCCGTTTGGCAAGGCTATGCCACTACACTCTATGGTAAAATAGACTATTCCAACCAGCGCCACCTGCGCAATGCAGTTATCTCCATCCTGGATAAATACCGGTTTTGGGCCGAAGGTTTTATGGAAGGAACTGCCAGTACTGAAACCGATTTATAGGCTACTTTTTAGCCAGAAATTTCCGTCCGAGGGATTAGTTTTCTGAAAATTAATTCTACCTTTGCAATCCCAAAAAACAGGGTTTTCTTGCTTAAAACAAGGAAATTGTCCGATGGTGTAACGGTAGCACAGAAGATTTTGGTTCTTTTAGTCAGGGTTCGAATCCTTGTCGGACAACAAAAGCCCTCCCAACCGTTTCGGGAGGGTTTTTAGTTTAACGCAAAACGATGGCTGTAAAAATTTTCAGCGGAAGGGCTACCACATATCTGGCCGAAAAGATTGCCGATGCTTACGGTGAAAACCTGGGGGTTGTAAACTACCAGCAATTCAGCGATGGCGAAATGTCGCCCTTTATTGCCGAATCTGTGCGCGGCCATGAGGTCTTCATCATCCAATCAACCATCCCTCCTTCTGATAACCTGATGGAGCTTTTATTGATGGTAGATGCAGCCAAGCGTGCCAGTGCTTCCAGCGTTAACGTGGTTATCCCCTATTTTGGCTATGCGCGTCAGGATCGTAAAGATCGCCCGCGTGTTTCCATTGCTGCCAAACTAATCGCCAACCTGATTTCAGCGGCCGGAGCCGACCGGATTATGGCTTGTGATTTACATGCCGACCAGATTCAAGGCTTTTTTGATATCCCGGTAGATCACCTGGATGGAGCGTATATATTTGTTCCATACCTGAAATCACTTCAGTTAGAGAACATCATGTTTGCCTCACCGGATGTGGGCGGTATAAAACGTGCCAGAAGCTTTGCCAAGTTTTTTGATGCCGAGCTTGCCGTTTGTGATAAATACAGAAAAGAAGCCAACAAAGTTGAATCCATGCGCCTGATTGGTGAAGTGGAAGGCAAGGATGTAGTACTGATTGATGACCTGGTGGACACTGCTGGAACCATTTGTAAGGCTGCTGCCCTCTTGAAAGAAAAAGGAGCCCGCACCGTACGTGCAGCTTGTACGCACCCTGTGCTGTCTGGTAAGGCTTACGAAAACATTGAAAATTCAGTATTGGAAGAATTGGTTGTTGCCGATACGATTCCCCTGAAGAAAGAGATAGCAAAAATTAAAGTGCTCACGGTATCCGAATTATTCGCGAAAGCCATTCGGAAAATCCATGATCATGAATCGATTAGTTCGTTGTTCATTAAATTGTAATTATTAATTAAACCATAAATTTTAAAACCATGAAAACTGTTGAGATTGTAGGGTATAAAAGAGCGAATCTCGGCAAGTCTGATTCTCAGCGATTGAGAAATGAAGGATTTGTTCCCTGTGTTGTGTATGGCGGAAATGAGCAAGTGCATTTCTATGCGCCCATGATTCTATTCCGCGAATTGGTGTACACCAACGAAGCCCACTTTGTACACCTGAACATCGAAGGACAAGAGTCTGAAGCGATTCTTCAGGAAGTTCAGTTCCATCCGGTGAGCGAGGTTATCCTCCATGCCGATTTCCTGAAAGTTGAAGAGGGAAGAAAAATCAGAATGAGCATTCCTATCCGATTGGTTGGTAAAGCCAAAGGTGTTGATAAAGGTGGTACCTTGGTGCGCAAGCGTGCAGCCCTGAAGGTTGAGGGTTTTCCCAAAGACATGCCTGACCACATTGATGTGGACGTTACTGAGCTTGACTTCCACCATGCCATTAAAGTGGCCGATATGAAAATGGAAGGCTTAACATTCCTGGATCCTAAAGCTGCTGCGATTGCCGCAGTGGAAGTTCCGCGCGCTGCCAAGCTTGCTGCTGAAGCTGCTGCAACGCCCGCTGAAGGTGCTGCTGCTCCGGCTGCTGGTGCCGCTCCGGCTGCTGATGCCAAAAAGGCTGAAGCTCCTAAGAAGGAAGAAGGAAAGAAATAATACTTTAAGTTATCCTGTAAAAAACCTTCCTGTCACGCAGGAAGGTTTTTTTATGCTTTACCCATTATCTTGAACACTGAAATTTCCTTTTGATGAAGTATT contains these protein-coding regions:
- a CDS encoding alpha/beta hydrolase, yielding MESSDHFFQYQQAHLHYTKIGDGQPVVLLFHGFGQDKNIFDRLATTHFKSYTLYAFDLFFHGKSTWGYGENPLEKDFWISCIKAFLTENQIEKFSVVGFSLGGRFALSLVEGLPKQIDHLYLLAPDGIKTSFWYSLATYPLLFRKLFKSMIDHPNRFFNIANMLTRLSVMDKGLIRFAESQMNTEEKRNRVYYSWVVFRHLSFNLTRIIGLLNQNQLHVTLVLGEFDKVISQKNLNQFINRVPHLNLIVLKCGHNDLIQVFSKPNFIA
- the purL gene encoding phosphoribosylformylglycinamidine synthase, translating into MILFFRSSTNIVFAVGAAQPLQSTDIQKLEWLFGGAKPLPEKSISGFFIGPRKEMVTPWSTNAVEITQTMGISGITRIEEFFTVTGKDAAYDKMLQVLYTVLNQDLFTIHHQPEAIVEVDDIAAYNEKEGLALSAEEIQYLEQVSRELGRKLTDSEVFGFSQVNSEHCRHKIFNGTFIIDGEEKTSTLFQLIKKTSKENPNYIVSAYKDNVAFIKGPRIEQFAPARQDQPDYFEVKDIDSVISLKAETHNFPTTVEPFNGAATGSGGEIRDRLAGGKGSLPLAGTAVYITSYPRLEGGRSWEKKFPARKWLYQSPEEILIKASDGASDFGNKFGQPLISGSLLTFEHFEGDKKFGFDKVIMLAGGIGFGKEKDSQKEHLKPGDKIVLLGGDNYRIGMGGGAVSSVATGEYGNAIELNAIQRSNPEMQKRAMNAIRALAELDHNPIVSIHDHGAGGHFNCLSELLEETGGVIHIDKIPVGDPTLSDKEILSNESQERMGLALHEKDIDLLKRIADRERSPMYVIGEATGDNRLVFEKANQDKKPVNFEVRHLLGSSPKTILTDTTSKSVFQEVQYDEKKLPTYLEAVLQLEAVACKDWLTNKVDRSVTGKVATQQTCGELQLPLNNVGVMALDFLSNKGIATAIGHAPGAALVNPAAGSRMAIAEALTNILFAPLTHGLKGVSLSANWMWPAKQTGENAKLYQAVEAVSEFAIQLGINIPTGKDSLSMAQKYPNGEVVLSPGTVIISAVGEVEDIRKTISPALQPVWDSQLIYVDLSKDEWKLGGSSFAQVTNVLGTDAPTISDAAYFSKVFEVVQQLIKNNQVLSGHDISSGGLITTLLEMCFPNASTGLQLNLTDHGDDLIKVLFAENPGIVLQVNDDQVTSILAKNNITFSKLGSVVKSSTLNIRYKHQDHTFDVAALRDTWFKTSYLLDKKQRKAEHATLRYHNYKQQPLSYTFQSAFTGTFSNYGIDPKRRKPTGIKAAIIREKGVNGDREMAYSLYLAGFDVKDVHMTDLVTGREDLTDVNMIVFVGGFSNSDVLGSAKGWAGAFLYNERAKKALDNFYKRNDTLSLGVCNGCQLMMELGLLYPALGEQHPRMHHNGSGKFESAFINLTIPENNSIMFKSLSGARLGAWVAHGEGQFSLGAAAKFGKVAAIYSYEAYPGNPNDSENAIAALCSEDSRHLAIMPHIERSLFPWNWPYYPQDRQTDEIGPWIEAFINAKNWISKN
- a CDS encoding DUF4136 domain-containing protein; translated protein: MKKGQCILLLLAGLLTGCLGYKELPVEYDYSYKGQFKKYRSFEIMKPVGLNDETMINEQIESAIVSRMKFLGYRQTSNKPHLLVNFKLFEDSLGFTGYAQPEIEEWIKTQDENLNYDRKKFDLQTGTLLIQFFDRRQNRSVWQGYATTLYGKIDYSNQRHLRNAVISILDKYRFWAEGFMEGTASTETDL
- a CDS encoding ribose-phosphate pyrophosphokinase, translated to MAVKIFSGRATTYLAEKIADAYGENLGVVNYQQFSDGEMSPFIAESVRGHEVFIIQSTIPPSDNLMELLLMVDAAKRASASSVNVVIPYFGYARQDRKDRPRVSIAAKLIANLISAAGADRIMACDLHADQIQGFFDIPVDHLDGAYIFVPYLKSLQLENIMFASPDVGGIKRARSFAKFFDAELAVCDKYRKEANKVESMRLIGEVEGKDVVLIDDLVDTAGTICKAAALLKEKGARTVRAACTHPVLSGKAYENIENSVLEELVVADTIPLKKEIAKIKVLTVSELFAKAIRKIHDHESISSLFIKL
- a CDS encoding 50S ribosomal protein L25/general stress protein Ctc, with the translated sequence MKTVEIVGYKRANLGKSDSQRLRNEGFVPCVVYGGNEQVHFYAPMILFRELVYTNEAHFVHLNIEGQESEAILQEVQFHPVSEVILHADFLKVEEGRKIRMSIPIRLVGKAKGVDKGGTLVRKRAALKVEGFPKDMPDHIDVDVTELDFHHAIKVADMKMEGLTFLDPKAAAIAAVEVPRAAKLAAEAAATPAEGAAAPAAGAAPAADAKKAEAPKKEEGKK